One window of Cygnus atratus isolate AKBS03 ecotype Queensland, Australia chromosome 17, CAtr_DNAZoo_HiC_assembly, whole genome shotgun sequence genomic DNA carries:
- the HNF1A gene encoding hepatocyte nuclear factor 1-alpha isoform X1, whose amino-acid sequence MVSKLSHLQVELLGALLESGLTKETLIKALSEVEPYMLQSESQRAINALQTEKGESCPEIPNLPNGMGESRLSEDETSDDGEEFTPPIMKELENLSPEEAAHQKAVVERLLQEDPWRVAKMVKSYLQQHNIPQREVVDTTGLNQSHLSQHLNKGTPMKTQKRAALYTWYVRKQREVAQQFTHAGQGILTEEPMGDDLPTKKGRRNRFKWGPASQQILFQAYERQKNPSKEEREALVEECNRAECIQRGVSPSQAQGLGSNLVTEVRVYNWFANRRKEEAFRHKLAMDTFSGPQPTSAPPLTPHNSSSLQPPSALSPSKVHGVRYNQQPASEAESSSSNHHGNNSMVTTQTILHQVSPPGLEPSQNLLSTDTKLISASGGTLPPVSTLTALHSLEQNPHALSQQTQNLIMASLPGVMAIGAGETSSLAPAFTNTGASTLVIGLTSTQPQSVPVINSMGSSLTTLQPVQFSQQLHPSYQQPLMQQVQSHINQSPFMATMAQIQNPHALYGPKSEVTQYTHTGLLPQTMVITDTANLSALTNLTPTKQVTPLAFTSDSETHTESGMHTPVSQAPTIHLQNQDTTIQHLQPGPRLTSSPAVSSSSLVLYQSSDSTNSHSQLLPASHNVIETFISTQMASSTQ is encoded by the exons ATGGTCTCGAAGCTGAGTCATCTTCAagtggagctgctgggagcgCTGCTGGAGTCGGGGCTAACCAAGGAGACCCTGATTAAGGCACTGAGTGAAGTGGAACCCTACATGCTCCAGAGTGAAAGTCAGCGCGCCATCAATGCCCTCCAGACAGAGAAAGGGGAATCTTGTCCCGAAATCCCTAATCTCCCCAATGGAATGGGGGAATCCAGGTTATCGGAAGATGAAACCTCTGATGACGGGGAGGAATTTACCCCTCCGATAATGAAGGAGCTGGAAAACTTGAGCCCTGAGGAGGCTGCTCACCAGAAGGCTGTGGTGGAAAGACTATTACA AGAGGATCCCTGGCGGGTAGCGAAGATGGTGAAATCCTACCTCCAGCAGCACAACATCCCTCAGCGCGAGGTGGTGGACACTACTGGTCTGAACCAATCTCACCTCTCACAGCACCTCAACAAGGGCACTCCCATGAAGACCCAAAAAAGGGCAGCCCTCTACACCTGGTACGTCCGCAAGCAGCGAGAGGTGGCCCAGC AATTCACACATGCTGGCCAGGGTATCTTGACAGAGGAGCCCATGGGAGACGATCTGCCCACCAAGAAGGGACGAAGAAACCGCTTTAAGTGGGGCCCTGCCTCACAACAGATCCTGTTCCAAGCCTACGAGAGACAGAAAAACCCCagcaaagaagagagagaggcacTGGTGGAAGAGTGCAACAG AGCAGAGTGTATTCAGAGAGGAGTTTCCCCATCCCAGGCCCAGGGCCTGGGCTCAAACCTGGTGACTGAGGTGCGAGTTTACAACTGGTTTGCCAATCGCAGGAAGGAGGAGGCTTTCCGGCACAAGCTGGCCATGGACACCTTCAGCGGGCCACAGcccacctctgctccccctctAACTCCTCACAACTCATCCTCCCTCCAGCCACCATCCGCTCTCTCACCCAGCAAAGTTCATG GAGTGAGATACAACCAACAGCCAGCCAGCGAGGCTGAGTCCTCCAGCAGCAACCACCACGGGAACAACTCCATGGTGACCACCCAAACCATCCTGCACCAGGTTTCTCCCCCTGGGCTGGAGCCCAGCCAGAACTTACTGAGCACAGACACTAAGCTG ATCTCGGCTTCTGGAGGAACTCTCCCCCCTGTCAGCACCCTGACCGCCTTGCATAGCCTGGAGCAAAACCCACACGCACTGAGCCAGCAAACTCAGAACCTGATCATGGCATCACTGCCCGGTGTTATGGCAATCGGAGCTGGCGAGACCTCATCCCTAGCACCAGCGTTCACCAACACAGGTGCCTCCACCCTCGTGATAG GCCTTACTTCAACCCAGCCCCAGAGCGTTCCCGTGATAAACAGCATGGGGAGCAGCCTCACCACCCTGCAGCCTGTCCAgttctcccagcagctgcacccGTCCTACCAGCAACCCCTCATGCAGCAGGTCCAGAGCCACATAAACCAGAGCCCCTTCATGGCTACCATGGCCCAGATACAGAACCCTCACG CTCTCTACGGCCCCAAGTCCGAGGTGACCCAGTACACACATACAGGCCTCTTACCACAAACCATGGTGATAACAGACACCGCCAACCTCAGCGCCCTGACTAACCTGACACCAACTAAACAGGTAACGCCTCTA GCGTTCACATCTGACTCAGAAACCCACACAGAGTCTGGGATGCACACACCGGTATCACAGGCACCGACGATACATTTACAGAACCAAGACACAACCATCCAGCACCTTCAACCCGGCCCTCGCCTCACCTCAAGCCCTGCTG TGTCCTccagcagcctggtgctgtACCAGAGCTCTGACTCCACCAACAGCCACAgtcagctgctgccagcctctcACAACGTCATCGAGACCTTCATCTCCACGCAGATGGCCTCCTCCACTCAGTAA
- the HNF1A gene encoding hepatocyte nuclear factor 1-alpha isoform X2, whose product MVSKLSHLQVELLGALLESGLTKETLIKALSEVEPYMLQSESQRAINALQTEKGESCPEIPNLPNGMGESRLSEDETSDDGEEFTPPIMKELENLSPEEAAHQKAVVERLLQEDPWRVAKMVKSYLQQHNIPQREVVDTTGLNQSHLSQHLNKGTPMKTQKRAALYTWYVRKQREVAQQFTHAGQGILTEEPMGDDLPTKKGRRNRFKWGPASQQILFQAYERQKNPSKEEREALVEECNRAECIQRGVSPSQAQGLGSNLVTEVRVYNWFANRRKEEAFRHKLAMDTFSGPQPTSAPPLTPHNSSSLQPPSALSPSKVHGVRYNQQPASEAESSSSNHHGNNSMVTTQTILHQVSPPGLEPSQNLLSTDTKLISASGGTLPPVSTLTALHSLEQNPHALSQQTQNLIMASLPGVMAIGAGETSSLAPAFTNTGASTLVIGLTSTQPQSVPVINSMGSSLTTLQPVQFSQQLHPSYQQPLMQQVQSHINQSPFMATMAQIQNPHALYGPKSEVTQYTHTGLLPQTMVITDTANLSALTNLTPTKQAFTSDSETHTESGMHTPVSQAPTIHLQNQDTTIQHLQPGPRLTSSPAVSSSSLVLYQSSDSTNSHSQLLPASHNVIETFISTQMASSTQ is encoded by the exons ATGGTCTCGAAGCTGAGTCATCTTCAagtggagctgctgggagcgCTGCTGGAGTCGGGGCTAACCAAGGAGACCCTGATTAAGGCACTGAGTGAAGTGGAACCCTACATGCTCCAGAGTGAAAGTCAGCGCGCCATCAATGCCCTCCAGACAGAGAAAGGGGAATCTTGTCCCGAAATCCCTAATCTCCCCAATGGAATGGGGGAATCCAGGTTATCGGAAGATGAAACCTCTGATGACGGGGAGGAATTTACCCCTCCGATAATGAAGGAGCTGGAAAACTTGAGCCCTGAGGAGGCTGCTCACCAGAAGGCTGTGGTGGAAAGACTATTACA AGAGGATCCCTGGCGGGTAGCGAAGATGGTGAAATCCTACCTCCAGCAGCACAACATCCCTCAGCGCGAGGTGGTGGACACTACTGGTCTGAACCAATCTCACCTCTCACAGCACCTCAACAAGGGCACTCCCATGAAGACCCAAAAAAGGGCAGCCCTCTACACCTGGTACGTCCGCAAGCAGCGAGAGGTGGCCCAGC AATTCACACATGCTGGCCAGGGTATCTTGACAGAGGAGCCCATGGGAGACGATCTGCCCACCAAGAAGGGACGAAGAAACCGCTTTAAGTGGGGCCCTGCCTCACAACAGATCCTGTTCCAAGCCTACGAGAGACAGAAAAACCCCagcaaagaagagagagaggcacTGGTGGAAGAGTGCAACAG AGCAGAGTGTATTCAGAGAGGAGTTTCCCCATCCCAGGCCCAGGGCCTGGGCTCAAACCTGGTGACTGAGGTGCGAGTTTACAACTGGTTTGCCAATCGCAGGAAGGAGGAGGCTTTCCGGCACAAGCTGGCCATGGACACCTTCAGCGGGCCACAGcccacctctgctccccctctAACTCCTCACAACTCATCCTCCCTCCAGCCACCATCCGCTCTCTCACCCAGCAAAGTTCATG GAGTGAGATACAACCAACAGCCAGCCAGCGAGGCTGAGTCCTCCAGCAGCAACCACCACGGGAACAACTCCATGGTGACCACCCAAACCATCCTGCACCAGGTTTCTCCCCCTGGGCTGGAGCCCAGCCAGAACTTACTGAGCACAGACACTAAGCTG ATCTCGGCTTCTGGAGGAACTCTCCCCCCTGTCAGCACCCTGACCGCCTTGCATAGCCTGGAGCAAAACCCACACGCACTGAGCCAGCAAACTCAGAACCTGATCATGGCATCACTGCCCGGTGTTATGGCAATCGGAGCTGGCGAGACCTCATCCCTAGCACCAGCGTTCACCAACACAGGTGCCTCCACCCTCGTGATAG GCCTTACTTCAACCCAGCCCCAGAGCGTTCCCGTGATAAACAGCATGGGGAGCAGCCTCACCACCCTGCAGCCTGTCCAgttctcccagcagctgcacccGTCCTACCAGCAACCCCTCATGCAGCAGGTCCAGAGCCACATAAACCAGAGCCCCTTCATGGCTACCATGGCCCAGATACAGAACCCTCACG CTCTCTACGGCCCCAAGTCCGAGGTGACCCAGTACACACATACAGGCCTCTTACCACAAACCATGGTGATAACAGACACCGCCAACCTCAGCGCCCTGACTAACCTGACACCAACTAAACAG GCGTTCACATCTGACTCAGAAACCCACACAGAGTCTGGGATGCACACACCGGTATCACAGGCACCGACGATACATTTACAGAACCAAGACACAACCATCCAGCACCTTCAACCCGGCCCTCGCCTCACCTCAAGCCCTGCTG TGTCCTccagcagcctggtgctgtACCAGAGCTCTGACTCCACCAACAGCCACAgtcagctgctgccagcctctcACAACGTCATCGAGACCTTCATCTCCACGCAGATGGCCTCCTCCACTCAGTAA
- the HNF1A gene encoding hepatocyte nuclear factor 1-alpha isoform X3, with amino-acid sequence MVSKLSHLQVELLGALLESGLTKETLIKALSEVEPYMLQSESQRAINALQTEKGESCPEIPNLPNGMGESRLSEDETSDDGEEFTPPIMKELENLSPEEAAHQKAVVERLLQEDPWRVAKMVKSYLQQHNIPQREVVDTTGLNQSHLSQHLNKGTPMKTQKRAALYTWYVRKQREVAQQFTHAGQGILTEEPMGDDLPTKKGRRNRFKWGPASQQILFQAYERQKNPSKEEREALVEECNRAECIQRGVSPSQAQGLGSNLVTEVRVYNWFANRRKEEAFRHKLAMDTFSGPQPTSAPPLTPHNSSSLQPPSALSPSKVHGVRYNQQPASEAESSSSNHHGNNSMVTTQTILHQVSPPGLEPSQNLLSTDTKLISASGGTLPPVSTLTALHSLEQNPHALSQQTQNLIMASLPGVMAIGAGETSSLAPAFTNTGASTLVIALYGPKSEVTQYTHTGLLPQTMVITDTANLSALTNLTPTKQAFTSDSETHTESGMHTPVSQAPTIHLQNQDTTIQHLQPGPRLTSSPAVSSSSLVLYQSSDSTNSHSQLLPASHNVIETFISTQMASSTQ; translated from the exons ATGGTCTCGAAGCTGAGTCATCTTCAagtggagctgctgggagcgCTGCTGGAGTCGGGGCTAACCAAGGAGACCCTGATTAAGGCACTGAGTGAAGTGGAACCCTACATGCTCCAGAGTGAAAGTCAGCGCGCCATCAATGCCCTCCAGACAGAGAAAGGGGAATCTTGTCCCGAAATCCCTAATCTCCCCAATGGAATGGGGGAATCCAGGTTATCGGAAGATGAAACCTCTGATGACGGGGAGGAATTTACCCCTCCGATAATGAAGGAGCTGGAAAACTTGAGCCCTGAGGAGGCTGCTCACCAGAAGGCTGTGGTGGAAAGACTATTACA AGAGGATCCCTGGCGGGTAGCGAAGATGGTGAAATCCTACCTCCAGCAGCACAACATCCCTCAGCGCGAGGTGGTGGACACTACTGGTCTGAACCAATCTCACCTCTCACAGCACCTCAACAAGGGCACTCCCATGAAGACCCAAAAAAGGGCAGCCCTCTACACCTGGTACGTCCGCAAGCAGCGAGAGGTGGCCCAGC AATTCACACATGCTGGCCAGGGTATCTTGACAGAGGAGCCCATGGGAGACGATCTGCCCACCAAGAAGGGACGAAGAAACCGCTTTAAGTGGGGCCCTGCCTCACAACAGATCCTGTTCCAAGCCTACGAGAGACAGAAAAACCCCagcaaagaagagagagaggcacTGGTGGAAGAGTGCAACAG AGCAGAGTGTATTCAGAGAGGAGTTTCCCCATCCCAGGCCCAGGGCCTGGGCTCAAACCTGGTGACTGAGGTGCGAGTTTACAACTGGTTTGCCAATCGCAGGAAGGAGGAGGCTTTCCGGCACAAGCTGGCCATGGACACCTTCAGCGGGCCACAGcccacctctgctccccctctAACTCCTCACAACTCATCCTCCCTCCAGCCACCATCCGCTCTCTCACCCAGCAAAGTTCATG GAGTGAGATACAACCAACAGCCAGCCAGCGAGGCTGAGTCCTCCAGCAGCAACCACCACGGGAACAACTCCATGGTGACCACCCAAACCATCCTGCACCAGGTTTCTCCCCCTGGGCTGGAGCCCAGCCAGAACTTACTGAGCACAGACACTAAGCTG ATCTCGGCTTCTGGAGGAACTCTCCCCCCTGTCAGCACCCTGACCGCCTTGCATAGCCTGGAGCAAAACCCACACGCACTGAGCCAGCAAACTCAGAACCTGATCATGGCATCACTGCCCGGTGTTATGGCAATCGGAGCTGGCGAGACCTCATCCCTAGCACCAGCGTTCACCAACACAGGTGCCTCCACCCTCGTGATAG CTCTCTACGGCCCCAAGTCCGAGGTGACCCAGTACACACATACAGGCCTCTTACCACAAACCATGGTGATAACAGACACCGCCAACCTCAGCGCCCTGACTAACCTGACACCAACTAAACAG GCGTTCACATCTGACTCAGAAACCCACACAGAGTCTGGGATGCACACACCGGTATCACAGGCACCGACGATACATTTACAGAACCAAGACACAACCATCCAGCACCTTCAACCCGGCCCTCGCCTCACCTCAAGCCCTGCTG TGTCCTccagcagcctggtgctgtACCAGAGCTCTGACTCCACCAACAGCCACAgtcagctgctgccagcctctcACAACGTCATCGAGACCTTCATCTCCACGCAGATGGCCTCCTCCACTCAGTAA